CTCCTGCCTGCCGGTTTTTTTCTTTGCAATTTTATCGGCTTTTTTTATCGGCTTTTTATCGGCTTTTTTTATCGGCTTTTTATCGGCTTTTTTTATCGGCTTTTTATCGCCTCGGCGATATAGATTCACTCGAAAGGTTTCGCCTATCTCTGAAAATTCCGGCTCCGGCAGCCCGTGTTCCGCGGCGCGCTTCAAAATGCGGGGGAGCCCCGTGCCCCATTCCTCGATCAGCTCCATCCGGCTGAATATCTCCGCGATCGCGCGATTTCTGATCTTAGACCGACCGTTGATAGCTTCTTCCAGCGTCAGCCCGCCGTAAAGCATTCCCGGAGAGGTGACTTCCAGCCGGTCGTCGTAAATTGCCACCTGAACGTAAGAATCGTCCATATAATTCCTATGACAGACGGCGTTGGTAATCATCTCACGTATCGCGCCGACAGGAAGCTCATAACGCTCTTTTCTTATCAGTCCGTCGATCTCCACGCTCTGATTAATGTGTCGAAGCACGAATTGATACGCAGCCTCTATCTGTTCATATAACGGCCCTGAATATTCCTTTTTATCAATAAAAATATCTCTGTCCATTCCTTTGAATAACGCGCACTGTATCTTAGAGAACCGAAAATAATCGCTCGTCAGCAATACAAACGCGTTACTGGCCAGTACCTTTTTATCCACTTTTTTGATTACCTTCCAGCTTAGCAGTTGCTCAATAGTGACTAGAGGAATATCCATTTTTTCTTCTTTAGAGGAGACAGCGGCCCGCATGTAGGTATACATATCATTACACAACTTATCCACCGCGCCTCCAGTAACCTGGTACCCGATGCACGCTAATTCATCCCAAGATACATTGGCACCCTCCATTTCTAATTCCCTGACTTTAGATGCATCGGCAAGCCTGGACGTCCCCGCTACTCTGACATAAGTTCCGTTTTCT
The window above is part of the Cloacibacillus evryensis DSM 19522 genome. Proteins encoded here:
- a CDS encoding ATP-binding protein, yielding MKSGDMDTSEVGKLSFKEFFHGESKNIEFKSELPKKSERYVKTVIAFANTGGGKLIIGIDDESGTVVGVDKESVFQIMDSVANAISDCCMPQIIPDITFQTVDGKSIVVIEIYPGANRPYYLKAAGKENGTYVRVAGTSRLADASKVRELEMEGANVSWDELACIGYQVTGGAVDKLCNDMYTYMRAAVSSKEEKMDIPLVTIEQLLSWKVIKKVDKKVLASNAFVLLTSDYFRFSKIQCALFKGMDRDIFIDKKEYSGPLYEQIEAAYQFVLRHINQSVEIDGLIRKERYELPVGAIREMITNAVCHRNYMDDSYVQVAIYDDRLEVTSPGMLYGGLTLEEAINGRSKIRNRAIAEIFSRMELIEEWGTGLPRILKRAAEHGLPEPEFSEIGETFRVNLYRRGDKKPIKKADKKPIKKADKKPIKKADKIAKKKTGRQELVLAYVKDNGSISNKEAREALALAESTTKRLLNEMVMEGLLAERGERKSRVYILAGTD